In Flavobacteriales bacterium, the following are encoded in one genomic region:
- a CDS encoding 30S ribosomal protein S12 — protein MPTIQQLVRKGRTRITKKSKSIALTSCPQRRGVCTRVYTTTPKKPNSAMRKVARVRLTNGNEVNAYIGGEGHNLQEHSIVLVRGGRVKDLPGVRYHIVRGALDTAGVDGRTQRRSKYGTKQPKK, from the coding sequence ATGCCAACTATTCAACAATTAGTAAGAAAAGGAAGGACTAGAATCACGAAAAAGTCCAAATCTATAGCGTTAACAAGCTGTCCGCAAAGACGTGGAGTTTGTACGAGAGTTTATACAACTACTCCTAAAAAGCCGAACTCAGCAATGAGGAAGGTTGCTAGGGTAAGATTGACCAACGGAAACGAGGTTAATGCTTATATTGGTGGTGAAGGTCACAACTTGCAGGAACACTCAATTGTGCTTGTGAGAGGTGGTAGAGTTAAGGATTTGCCGGGTGTACGTTATCACATCGTGAGAGGTGCTTTAGACACTGCCGGTGTTGACGGAAGAACTCAGCGAAGATCTAAGTATGGTACTAAACAACCAAAAAAATAA
- the rpsG gene encoding 30S ribosomal protein S7: MRKSPAKKRRLLPDAKFNDTMVTQFVNNMMLDGKKSTAFKIFYDALETVENRVDDVSALEVWKKAVENVTPAVEVRSRRIGGATFQIPQPIRDSRKLSMAMKWMIGYARKRNDKSMSQKLAAEIVAAYKEEGAAFKKKQDTHRMAEANKAFSHFRF; the protein is encoded by the coding sequence ATGAGAAAAAGTCCAGCTAAAAAAAGAAGATTGTTGCCAGACGCAAAGTTTAACGACACTATGGTAACACAGTTCGTTAACAATATGATGTTAGACGGCAAGAAATCTACAGCGTTCAAAATATTCTATGATGCACTTGAAACGGTAGAAAATCGAGTTGATGATGTATCTGCTCTTGAAGTATGGAAGAAAGCAGTTGAAAATGTAACTCCTGCGGTGGAAGTAAGAAGCCGTAGAATTGGAGGTGCTACTTTTCAGATACCACAGCCTATTAGAGATTCTAGAAAATTATCTATGGCTATGAAATGGATGATAGGTTATGCTAGAAAGCGAAACGATAAAAGTATGAGTCAGAAATTAGCTGCTGAAATTGTTGCTGCGTACAAAGAAGAGGGTGCTGCATTCAAGAAAAAACAAGATACTCACAGAATGGCTGAAGCTAATAAAGCATTCTCACACTTTAGATTCTAA